The DNA sequence ATCTCCGGATTAGGATTGGCCATCGCAAAAATAATAGGATCCTGCTTCATCGACCTGACCATGTCTGCTGTCAGAGCTCCTTCTGCAGAAACTCCAATAAATACGTCTGCATCGACAATGACATCTGCCAGGCTTCCTTGCTTATTGTCGCGGTTCGTATATTTCGCCACTTCATTTTTAATATCATTCATGCCCTGCGGACGGCCTTCAAAAATGGCGCCTTTTGTATCGCACATGATAATGTCCCTGACGCCATAGCTGTACAGCAGCTTAATGATGGCAATTCCGGCAGCGCCTGCACCATTAGCTACAACTTTGACCTCATTCATCTTCTTACCTGCAAGCTTAAGGGCATTGACCATCCCTGCAACTGTCACAATAGCTGTGCCATGCTGATCATCGTGGAAGATTGGTATATTGGTTTCTTTTTTCAGCCTTTCTTCAATCACGAAGCAATTAGGAGCCGCAATATCCTCCAAATTGACGCCCCCGAAGGTTGGCTCAAGAAGCTTAACAGTTTCAACGATTTTATCAATATCGGTTGTATTCAGGCAGATGGGAAAAGCATCAACGCCTGCAAAGCTTTTAAAAAGGACCGCTTTCCCTTCCATTACAGGAAGCGCAGCCTCCGGGCCGATGTTGCCGAGTCCAAGCACGGCTGTACCGTCTGATACTACAGCAACCATATTGCCCTTCATTGTATACTCGTATACTGTTTCCGGTTTATCATATATCGCCTTGCACGGCTCAGCCACTCCCGGCGAATAAGCAAGGCTCAGATCCTTGGCATTACGTACCTGGACCTTGGATTTTGACTCCAGCTTTCCCTGGTTTTCGCGGTGCATATGCAAAGCTTCTTCTCTTAGTGTCAAAACGGCTCACTCCTTCGTTTATGCAGAAAGGTTTCAATTGCTATATTATTAAATGACTTATTTTAGTGGTCAGACCAGTCAATCTATTTACCAATATAACATATCCTGATTTGATGTAAAGACAAAACAACCGGTCCAAATGACGTATTTTCGTCCGTTTCTGCCTAATTTCAGGACGACTTGCTGCTGTAACCTTTCTGCCGGAAGAAGCAAAATTCCTGCCTGAAACAGGCAAGAATCCCACTATTTTATAATTACATTTTCAGTGCCTAGCACGCTGCCCAGATCTTTGAGCAGCTTTTCTGTGGCATCTGCTCCGTTTCCTTCTGCCAGGCGGATCGTCTTTTGAGATCCTGCATAATGAAGGACGACCGGAACTGATCCAGGATTCCTCCCCAGGATAGCTTTGAGCTCCTTCAGGCCTTCAGGTGTTTCTATATCTTCAGGGACCTTCAAATATAAGGTCCTCTCATGCTTGCCTGCTTCTGCAGCTGCCTGTCCCATATCTGCGGCACGGTTCACAATAAACTGCCTCTTTCCATCCCGCTCCTCGGCTTTGCCTTCCAAGAGAAGGATAGCTCCCTGCTTCAGAAGTGCAGAATCCCTTTTATATACCGCAGGGAATACAACTGCCTCCATTTCTCCGCTCTGGTCATTCAGGGACAGGAAAGCCATGGCCTCTCCCTTCTTCGTCCTGATTTTTTTTACTTCTGAAAGATAAGCGGCAGTTCTTATATTCCGGCTGCCAGGTTCCATATCTGCCAGCTGTGTGACACCGAGGGAGGCAAAACTGGCAGCATAAACGGAAACAGGATGGTCTGACAGATAAAGTCCGAGATACTCTTTTTCATACTGAAGCTTATCTTCAATGCGGATGGGGTCATTTTCCGCGTACTTCGGCTTGATGGAAAATTCATCTTCAGAGAAGAAATCCTCCTGGCCGGACTCATCCGGCTTAACCAGTTCTGCATGCTCAATCGCTATATCCAGAGTGGCAAGCAAAACAGCGCGGTCCTCCCCGAATTCGTCGAAGCTGCCGGAATGCACAAATGCCTCCAGAATTTTTCGTGTGGCTGATTTTGCAGGTACCCTGATGCAAAAATCAAACAAATCCTCAAAACGCTTCTGCCTTCGGGCGTGAAAGACATCCTTCAGGACAGAGGCGCCTATCCCTTTCACTGCTGCAAGGCTGTAGCGGATGCCGCCGCTTTCTGCCTGGAAGGAATAGCCGCTCGAATTGATTGATGGCGGAAGAAGCGTGAGCCCCAGATGCTTCAGCTCACGGATATACTGGGCAAGCTTATCTTCATTGCCTGAAGCCTGTGAAAGGAGTGCAGCCATAAAGTTCAAAGGATAATTAGCTTTTAAATAGGCAAGCTGGTAAGCGATAAAGCTGTAGGCGACAGCGTGGCTTCTGTTAAAGCCGTAATTTGCAAAGCGCACAATCAGGTCGTAAACTTCCTGAGCTGTTTTCTCGTCATAGCCGCTGCTCACAGCACCTGATGCAAAATGGGCCCTCTCCCGGTCCAGCACATCCTTCTGCTTTTTACTCACAGCCCTTCTCAGCAAATCTGCTTCTCCCAAAGAGAAGCCGGCCATCTTGGAAGCAATCTGCATGATTTGCTCCTGGTAGACAATGACTCCGTAAGTTTTTTCTAAATACGGCTTCAAATCCGGATGCGGGTAAGAAATCGGCTCTTTCCCATGCTTCCTGTTAATGAAGGATGGGATATTCTCCATCGGTCCCGGCCTGTATAGTGCATTGACCGCCACAATATCTTCAAAGCGGGTCGGCTTCAGCTTCTTGAGTACATTCCGCATCCCATCAGATTCAAGCTGGAAGACACCTGTCGTCTCCCCGGAGCTAAGAAGCCGGTATGTCTTTTCATCATCCAGGGGGATCTTTTTTATATCAGGTTTCTTTCCTGTTTTCCGCTGAATGGAGGATAAAATCGTTTCAATAAGGGAAAGATTGCGCAGCCCCAGGAAGTCCATTTTTAAAAGGCCGGCAGCCTCCAGATGCTCCATTGAGTATTGCGTCAAATAGACTCCTTCATGGCCCTGCTGGATTGGAACCACATTAACAAGGGGAAATTCGCTGATAACCACACCTGCAGCGTGTGTGGATGTATGCCTTGGAAGCCCTTCGATTTTCAGCGCTGTTTCAAATAACCTCTTATTCAGGCTGGATTCAGCCGTAAACGCCCGCAGCTGTTCTGATTCTTTGTAGGCTGTTTTCAGGTTTGTGCCTGGTCGGGACGGGATCAGGCGAGAAACCTGCTCAAGCTCTTTTGCATTCAGGCCGAATACCCTTCCGGTATCCCGCATTGCCGCTTTGGCTGCCAGCGTGCCGAAAGTGATAATCTGGGCCACATGGAGCTCTCCGTATTTTTTTGCGACGTATCTGATGACCTCATCCCTTCTATGGTCCGGAAAGTCTATATCAATATCTGGCATGGATATCCGCTCCGGATTAAGAAAGCGCTCAAACAGGAGCTCATGCTCAATTGGGTCAGCATCGGTTATATAAAGGACGTAAGACACCATGGATCCGGCCGCAGATCCCCGGCCGGGGCCAGTTAGGATGCCGTTTTCTCTGGAGAATTTGATGAAATCCCAGACAATCAGAAAATAATCGCTGAACTTCATTTTTTTAATGATGCCTAACTCATATAGAAGGCGTTGGCGATGGACTTCCGAAGCCTCGGGATAGCGCTCCGCAAATCCCTTCCAGCACAGCTCTTCCAGCAGTGTATCCGCATCCCCCTCCGGGACAGGGTATTTTGGCAGATGCTTCTTATCAAGCTCCAGCATGACATTGCACTGCTCCATAATTTTAATGGTGTTCTCCAGTGCTTCAGTGCTTTCTGTAAAAACCTCTGACATTTCTTCTGCTGTCTTAAGATAATATTCATCGCTTTGAAGACGGAAGCGGTTTTCGTCCTGGAGTTTATCGCCATTTTTAATGGCCAGAAGGCATTCCTGGGCAAAAGCATCTTCTTTTTCGGCATAAAACACCTGGTTTGCCGCAGCGGTCTGAAAGCCATGGTTTACAGACAATTCCTTCAGCTTTCTGTTTATCTTCTTTTCTTCCGGAAGGCCATGATCCTGATAGGCCAGATAAAACCGGTCTTTTCCGAAAATCTCTGTATAGAGGCGAATGGCTTCAAGCGCCTTCTCTTCTTCACCGCCGGCAATATACTGTTCGATTTCTCCTTCCAGGCCCGGTGTAAGGGCAATAAGCCCTGAGGAATAATGCTTCAGCCATTTTACCGGGATCCCCCCGTCCGCTTTCGTTTGAAGAGTGCTCGATATTTTCAGGAGGTTCTGGAAGCCGTCCTGGTTTTGGGCCAGGAGCACTAAAGGGCTCGGCCCCTTTTCCCCTCCCGCGGATTCAATATCTGCACAAAGGCCGATGATCGGTTTAATAGAATGCTTGAGACATTCCTTGTAAAACTGAACCGTACCATACATTACATTCCGGTCTGTCAAGGCAATGGCGCTGAAGCCTTTCTGCTTTGCCCGCGCAACAAGCTGTTCAACCGAAACCGTACTTGTCAGCAGGCTGTATGCACTATATACATGAAGGTGAATAAATGACATTAACTCACACCCTTAATCCGTCGTTCCGGGCACAAAGCCTGGCAGGGGTCTTCAACCTCTCCCGCCGGCCCCGCACTAGAAAGAAACTTTTATAATATCAATTATAGAACGTCCGTTTCCAAAAAGAAAATAAGAAATGCGGAAGCGGCTTGCCCAGAGACGACAAGCATAAGACGAGCAGGACGGAAGGTTGTTCTTTAACCTTCTGGCCTGATTGGCTTATGACTCGAGTCTCTAGCCGCTGGAGCTGGACAATACGAAATGCGGAAAAGCCTTGCTCATCTGCCTTAAAAATCCCTCCAAACTTTCCTGATCCTGAACATAATAGCTGAAGTTTGTCCATAAGATGGAATAGGGGAAATTTATGAATCTTTTAAACGAGCGACTATCTCGATAAGGAAGGATTACACTATGAAACACCAGCCATTTTTTGCTTCAATGATGGAAAGCTATTTTATTGCACTGGGTGTTTTGATTGGCGGATCGATTATCGGGGGGCTTGCAGCTTTCCTGACCGGCAAGCCGCCTCTGACTGAGGTGTTCCGCCTCTCCAATATGATCAGGATCTGGGCGATCGTCGCCGCGATCGGGGGCACTTTCGATGCTGTATACAGCTTTGAAAGAGGGCTGTTCCAGGGAGAGACAAAAGATATTTTCAAACAGTTCATGCTCATTCTTTCCGCGCTGGGCGGAGCACAAACGGGGGCACTGATCATCAGCTGGCTCACACAGGAGCATATATCATGAGGATCCCTCCTTATTACAGGAAGCCGGCATGGCAGCAGCTGTTTGCCGGCATGGCCATTGGCGGCGCCGTCAGCTGGTTCATCTTTTTGTTCATTTTTGGCGTATGGCAGGAGGACTACAGTTTTAAGATAGAAAAACAGGAAGAAACAATTGCAGGGCTAAGAAATGATATCAAGCTCTGGCAGGAGAGCTTCAAGGAACAGAATAAGAAAAGCCTTAAACAGATGACTGTACAGGACATAAAAGTAAAAATAACCAACGCCGATAAATATAAGCTTGATACATTGAGTGTGCTTCAGGTCGAGGACAGCGTCAAGGAGGATATAAGAATTCTGGTGGCAAAGGATATGGAAAGCGTATCGAAAAGCACAGGACTGATCAGGAAGGTCATTGAAAACCGGACATTCCGCATCAATGATAAAAGATACCGCCTGGAAGTAAGTGAAATGGTCATTTTTACAACATTGACGATTTCCTTGAAGATATCTTTTGAAGACTAAGGAAAGGGCGCCCATTATACCGGCGCCCTTTCAGCCTGTTACAGGCAGATTTCCTCCAAATCTTTGATAACATCCTTCTTTTCTTCCCATGAATGGATGGAAGCTCCTGCTGCCAGGGGATGTCCCCCGCCTTTATACTTCTTGGCCAGGCCATTGATGACCGGCCCCTTTGAACGGAGGCAGACCCTGATCTGATCTTCTTCCTCGATAAAGAATACCCATGCTTTGATTCCCTGGACATTGCCAAGTACCCCTACAAGAAGGGATGCATCTGAAGCCTTAAGTCCATATTGCTCCTGAAGCTCCCTGCTGATTGTCACAGATGCTGCGCCGTTGGCAAGAACCTCGAAATTCTGCAGAACATATCCGTTCAGTTTGACGACATTCGGCTTCAGCTCATACATTTTGTCGTAAAGATCTGTCCGTGAAAAATTATAGCGGATCAATTCACCAGCAATTTCAAAGGTTTTTTCCGTTGTGCTCGGAAACAGGAATCGTCCCGTATCCCCGACAATTCCCCCGTATATCAGCCTGGCTGCCTCATCAGACATCTTTAATCCTGCATCCTTCCCCTCCAGGTAGAACTCATAGATCATTTCACTGACAGAGCTGGCATCGGTTTCAACCCACATAATGTCGCCATAAGGATCTTCGTTCGGGTGATGGTCGATTTTAATGAGCTTATCGCCCATCGTATATCGCTGGTCACAGACCCGCTCCTGATTGGCTGTGTCGCACACAATGACCAAAGCCCCTTTATAGGCTTCATCCGGGATGCTGTCAAGCCGCCTCATAAAGTTCAGCGACTCTTCCTCCTTCCCGACCGTATATACCGTTTTTTCCGGGAAAGATGTTTTAATGATTTCCGCCAGCCCGCCCTGGGAGCCGTATGCATCAGGATCAGGCCTTACATGGCGGTGGATGATGATGGTATCATATTTTTTTATTTCATCAAGAATTTTTGATTTCATTGTGGTCTCCTTTTAGAAAGAATATCTAATTATTAGCATAAAAGAATCAAAAGAAAAAGAAACGGCCTGCTCTTTTTATGGCTTTTCCTCCTGATTATCGTTAAAATAATATAGGTGCCGGCTCATAATCAGGCTGACACTTATATTAATCCCAAGAGAATGATGCCCGGAGGAATTCAAATGCCTGTTTTAGTCATACTGATTG is a window from the Bacillus infantis NRRL B-14911 genome containing:
- a CDS encoding NAD(P)-dependent malic enzyme translates to MTLREEALHMHRENQGKLESKSKVQVRNAKDLSLAYSPGVAEPCKAIYDKPETVYEYTMKGNMVAVVSDGTAVLGLGNIGPEAALPVMEGKAVLFKSFAGVDAFPICLNTTDIDKIVETVKLLEPTFGGVNLEDIAAPNCFVIEERLKKETNIPIFHDDQHGTAIVTVAGMVNALKLAGKKMNEVKVVANGAGAAGIAIIKLLYSYGVRDIIMCDTKGAIFEGRPQGMNDIKNEVAKYTNRDNKQGSLADVIVDADVFIGVSAEGALTADMVRSMKQDPIIFAMANPNPEIMPEEAKEAGAMVVGTGRSDFPNQVNNVLAFPGIFRGALDVRATHINEKMKVAAVEAIASLVSTEELTADYVIPGPFDPRVAPAVAAAVARAAMETGVARIKVDPEEVKAKTSRLAVIGKSE
- the dnaE gene encoding DNA polymerase III subunit alpha, encoding MSFIHLHVYSAYSLLTSTVSVEQLVARAKQKGFSAIALTDRNVMYGTVQFYKECLKHSIKPIIGLCADIESAGGEKGPSPLVLLAQNQDGFQNLLKISSTLQTKADGGIPVKWLKHYSSGLIALTPGLEGEIEQYIAGGEEEKALEAIRLYTEIFGKDRFYLAYQDHGLPEEKKINRKLKELSVNHGFQTAAANQVFYAEKEDAFAQECLLAIKNGDKLQDENRFRLQSDEYYLKTAEEMSEVFTESTEALENTIKIMEQCNVMLELDKKHLPKYPVPEGDADTLLEELCWKGFAERYPEASEVHRQRLLYELGIIKKMKFSDYFLIVWDFIKFSRENGILTGPGRGSAAGSMVSYVLYITDADPIEHELLFERFLNPERISMPDIDIDFPDHRRDEVIRYVAKKYGELHVAQIITFGTLAAKAAMRDTGRVFGLNAKELEQVSRLIPSRPGTNLKTAYKESEQLRAFTAESSLNKRLFETALKIEGLPRHTSTHAAGVVISEFPLVNVVPIQQGHEGVYLTQYSMEHLEAAGLLKMDFLGLRNLSLIETILSSIQRKTGKKPDIKKIPLDDEKTYRLLSSGETTGVFQLESDGMRNVLKKLKPTRFEDIVAVNALYRPGPMENIPSFINRKHGKEPISYPHPDLKPYLEKTYGVIVYQEQIMQIASKMAGFSLGEADLLRRAVSKKQKDVLDRERAHFASGAVSSGYDEKTAQEVYDLIVRFANYGFNRSHAVAYSFIAYQLAYLKANYPLNFMAALLSQASGNEDKLAQYIRELKHLGLTLLPPSINSSGYSFQAESGGIRYSLAAVKGIGASVLKDVFHARRQKRFEDLFDFCIRVPAKSATRKILEAFVHSGSFDEFGEDRAVLLATLDIAIEHAELVKPDESGQEDFFSEDEFSIKPKYAENDPIRIEDKLQYEKEYLGLYLSDHPVSVYAASFASLGVTQLADMEPGSRNIRTAAYLSEVKKIRTKKGEAMAFLSLNDQSGEMEAVVFPAVYKRDSALLKQGAILLLEGKAEERDGKRQFIVNRAADMGQAAAEAGKHERTLYLKVPEDIETPEGLKELKAILGRNPGSVPVVLHYAGSQKTIRLAEGNGADATEKLLKDLGSVLGTENVIIK
- a CDS encoding YtrH family sporulation protein, with the translated sequence MKHQPFFASMMESYFIALGVLIGGSIIGGLAAFLTGKPPLTEVFRLSNMIRIWAIVAAIGGTFDAVYSFERGLFQGETKDIFKQFMLILSALGGAQTGALIISWLTQEHIS
- the ytrI gene encoding sporulation membrane protein YtrI, giving the protein MRIPPYYRKPAWQQLFAGMAIGGAVSWFIFLFIFGVWQEDYSFKIEKQEETIAGLRNDIKLWQESFKEQNKKSLKQMTVQDIKVKITNADKYKLDTLSVLQVEDSVKEDIRILVAKDMESVSKSTGLIRKVIENRTFRINDKRYRLEVSEMVIFTTLTISLKISFED
- a CDS encoding DHH family phosphoesterase — encoded protein: MKSKILDEIKKYDTIIIHRHVRPDPDAYGSQGGLAEIIKTSFPEKTVYTVGKEEESLNFMRRLDSIPDEAYKGALVIVCDTANQERVCDQRYTMGDKLIKIDHHPNEDPYGDIMWVETDASSVSEMIYEFYLEGKDAGLKMSDEAARLIYGGIVGDTGRFLFPSTTEKTFEIAGELIRYNFSRTDLYDKMYELKPNVVKLNGYVLQNFEVLANGAASVTISRELQEQYGLKASDASLLVGVLGNVQGIKAWVFFIEEEDQIRVCLRSKGPVINGLAKKYKGGGHPLAAGASIHSWEEKKDVIKDLEEICL